One Candidatus Kapaibacterium sp. genomic window carries:
- the rlmB gene encoding 23S rRNA (guanosine(2251)-2'-O)-methyltransferase RlmB, whose protein sequence is MSEQAYYIYGRNAVTEALSSGSEIEKIYILYGLHGTNPIFKLAKSNKVPVITYDKMKFKNLEDSVLPRDAKSQGVIALRTMAKTVDLGELADNAFARSNKPVLLILDGITDPQNLGAIARSAECAGVTGLVMPIRNSAPITPVAVKASAGALEHLDICKVTNLVNAIETLKDKGFWIYGADMQSTRLYSDNIYDRPIVIIIGSEGSGMKENVRKKCDDIISIPMSGRINSLNASVSAGIVLFEINRQRMA, encoded by the coding sequence ATGAGTGAACAAGCATATTATATTTACGGTAGGAATGCCGTTACAGAAGCATTGAGTTCGGGAAGTGAAATCGAAAAGATTTATATTTTGTACGGATTGCACGGCACAAACCCCATCTTCAAATTGGCAAAAAGCAACAAAGTGCCGGTAATTACTTATGACAAAATGAAATTCAAGAATCTCGAGGATAGTGTTCTGCCGCGAGACGCCAAATCGCAAGGTGTAATCGCATTGCGAACGATGGCAAAGACTGTTGATTTGGGCGAACTCGCGGATAACGCCTTCGCAAGAAGCAACAAGCCTGTGCTTTTGATTTTAGACGGCATTACCGACCCTCAAAATCTTGGTGCAATAGCTCGTTCAGCCGAATGTGCCGGAGTCACGGGATTGGTTATGCCAATTCGCAATTCTGCACCGATTACACCTGTTGCTGTCAAAGCATCAGCCGGAGCTTTGGAGCATTTGGACATTTGCAAAGTCACAAATTTAGTGAATGCAATCGAAACACTCAAGGACAAAGGGTTCTGGATTTATGGCGCAGATATGCAATCCACAAGGCTATATAGCGATAATATTTACGACCGACCAATCGTTATAATTATCGGGAGCGAAGGCTCGGGCATGAAGGAAAATGTTCGTAAAAAGTGCGACGACATCATCAGCATCCCGATGTCGGGCAGAATCAATTCACTCAATGCATCAGTTTCCGCAGGAATCGTACTTTTCGAGATTAACCGCCAACGGATGGCTTAG
- a CDS encoding nucleotidyltransferase domain-containing protein — MIEYQTNEFGLREKDMNYLMSIFESIDEIESVILYGSRARGDYQLASDIDLSLKGKDIEFEHVARIKYLIENESPMLLSADVNIFSKISNKQLIELIKRDGIEIYKKRAL; from the coding sequence GTGATTGAGTATCAAACAAATGAATTCGGTTTGAGAGAGAAAGACATGAATTACCTCATGTCAATTTTCGAATCAATTGATGAAATTGAATCAGTCATTTTGTATGGCAGTCGTGCACGTGGAGACTACCAATTAGCTTCAGATATTGACTTATCGCTTAAGGGCAAAGACATTGAATTTGAGCACGTTGCACGAATTAAATACTTAATCGAAAACGAAAGTCCAATGTTGCTTAGTGCCGATGTGAATATCTTCAGCAAAATTTCAAACAAACAATTGATTGAGTTAATCAAACGTGACGGTATAGAAATTTATAAAAAAAGAGCTTTATAG
- a CDS encoding DUF4349 domain-containing protein, with amino-acid sequence MKQSFIFLLMLLSVTLISCLDEGGSGSGGENLQSERMMAPPPDMAKMSINEDMSGNENTGQEIVETRKLIKDARLSFETKDMQATRKKVSEILLKYNAYLDNENEFATEYELSNSMTIRVQYDLFEKFVDDLLTNEEKVVEKSISVRDITAEFLDVEARLRTQKELENRYRELLAKGNSVTELLEVERALANVRAQIESMESRMKHMSNQVALSTVNLRYFKTLESKSFSFGEQVLKGFENGWLAIQWFIIGIINLWAFLIIGAIVFFIVYRVVRKPKKV; translated from the coding sequence ATGAAACAGAGCTTTATTTTTTTGTTAATGCTTCTTTCGGTCACATTGATATCATGTCTCGACGAAGGTGGCAGCGGTAGTGGCGGCGAAAATTTGCAATCAGAAAGGATGATGGCGCCTCCTCCCGACATGGCAAAAATGTCAATAAATGAGGATATGTCCGGCAATGAAAACACCGGACAGGAAATAGTCGAAACTCGAAAACTAATCAAAGATGCTCGATTGTCATTTGAAACTAAGGATATGCAAGCTACGAGAAAAAAAGTATCTGAAATATTGCTAAAATACAATGCCTATTTGGACAACGAAAATGAATTTGCCACAGAATATGAACTATCCAATAGCATGACTATTCGCGTTCAATATGACTTATTTGAAAAATTTGTAGATGATTTGCTCACAAATGAAGAAAAAGTTGTCGAAAAAAGCATAAGTGTACGAGATATTACAGCCGAATTTTTGGATGTCGAAGCCAGATTACGAACTCAAAAAGAGCTTGAAAATCGTTACAGAGAGCTATTAGCAAAAGGCAATAGCGTAACCGAATTGCTCGAAGTAGAACGAGCTTTGGCAAACGTTAGAGCACAAATTGAATCAATGGAATCGCGAATGAAACATATGAGTAACCAAGTTGCCCTTTCGACCGTTAATCTCAGATACTTCAAGACGCTCGAATCGAAGAGTTTCAGCTTCGGCGAACAAGTACTCAAAGGCTTCGAGAACGGCTGGTTGGCTATTCAATGGTTTATAATCGGCATCATCAATCTTTGGGCATTCCTGATTATCGGTGCAATTGTATTTTTCATCGTGTATAGAGTAGTTAGAAAGCCTAAGAAGGTGTGA
- a CDS encoding T9SS type A sorting domain-containing protein, translating to MKKSMIVLFLIICMTNILKTIENDNSNWRDFVFDKQAWGLGPANRIVISGESFFVSGYFSERFYDTLSFNGIAELRDSIWLPLGAGITAGVRGEYFAVINDLLIKDSILYVVGIFDSVGTIEAKNIAKWNINSRDWQALPIKVNGPIVSIVECNNSLYIGGNFDTLFTANDTILANNIAYWDGSNWFNLNSGLNKVVNGIYAYENEVFVVGEFDTVDNSFAQGIGIWNDSTESWSTFGQYGPDGEIINVIKTDDGLYFSGYFDSVYTSSGSINAKNIVKWNGTVWSALDDGIDGHIHRLKSNGTNLIVAGSFAMVENDTNYCQNIVKWDGTDWEFFGTGTNEAVIDVAFKGDSMLVGGVFYFTGDTLATNIGLWYIAPPLQMVKQQPSSLNEHLKMIRVYPNPAKEIVIIDYYVEELTKVQIKIFDISGNETLNINEGYRNKGWHRLFWNSNQHAVGVYNIHIVTDNDIITDKFILSR from the coding sequence ATGAAAAAGTCAATGATTGTGTTGTTTTTAATTATCTGTATGACTAATATTTTAAAAACAATAGAAAATGATAATTCCAATTGGCGAGACTTTGTTTTTGACAAACAAGCCTGGGGGTTAGGTCCGGCTAATAGAATTGTTATTAGTGGAGAAAGTTTTTTTGTTAGTGGATATTTTTCTGAACGGTTTTATGATACACTTTCTTTTAATGGTATCGCGGAGCTAAGGGATTCAATTTGGTTACCACTTGGTGCAGGCATCACAGCAGGCGTAAGAGGTGAATATTTTGCAGTTATAAATGATTTGCTTATCAAAGATAGCATACTATATGTTGTTGGGATTTTTGATTCCGTAGGTACAATCGAAGCAAAGAATATAGCTAAATGGAATATTAACTCAAGAGATTGGCAGGCATTACCCATTAAAGTGAATGGACCAATAGTATCAATAGTCGAGTGTAATAATAGTCTTTATATTGGAGGTAACTTTGATACCTTATTTACAGCTAACGATACTATACTTGCGAATAATATCGCATATTGGGATGGTTCAAACTGGTTTAATTTAAATAGTGGTCTCAATAAAGTAGTAAATGGGATATATGCTTACGAAAACGAGGTATTTGTTGTTGGTGAGTTTGATACGGTTGATAATTCATTTGCTCAGGGGATTGGAATTTGGAATGACAGTACGGAAAGCTGGAGTACATTTGGGCAGTATGGTCCTGATGGCGAAATCATAAATGTTATAAAAACTGATGATGGTTTGTATTTCAGTGGATATTTTGATTCAGTTTATACATCAAGTGGCTCTATTAATGCAAAAAATATAGTTAAATGGAACGGTACAGTCTGGTCAGCATTAGACGATGGTATAGATGGGCATATTCATCGTTTGAAAAGTAATGGCACTAATCTCATCGTAGCCGGTAGTTTTGCTATGGTAGAAAACGACACCAATTATTGCCAAAATATTGTCAAATGGGACGGAACTGACTGGGAATTTTTTGGTACAGGTACTAACGAAGCAGTCATTGATGTAGCTTTTAAAGGTGATTCAATGTTAGTAGGTGGTGTGTTTTATTTTACAGGGGATACCCTCGCTACAAATATTGGATTATGGTACATAGCACCTCCATTGCAAATGGTCAAGCAACAGCCATCATCGCTAAACGAACATTTAAAAATGATTCGAGTATATCCTAATCCGGCTAAGGAAATTGTAATAATTGATTATTATGTTGAGGAATTAACAAAGGTTCAAATAAAAATCTTTGATATTTCAGGGAATGAAACACTTAATATAAACGAAGGATATCGCAATAAAGGTTGGCATAGATTGTTTTGGAATTCTAACCAACATGCAGTAGGAGTTTACAATATTCATATTGTCACCGATAATGATATTATTACGGATAAATTTATTTTGAGCAGATAA
- a CDS encoding TolC family protein: MKNIFIIIAMFVVANSALAQRIDDVVSEILSNNKQIKAHTEYVNTLNFEYRINNLPPNPSISYTYMMNSADTDLNRTELIVGQKFDFPTTYFIKSDIARKRGELGRFEIDTYRKSIILIAKDALIDYVFLDKMQSRLSERMQIAQNLVDIAQKRHESGDIGITDYNKARTELLKLRNAQSINDSEIEFVQNRIIELNGGNPIDLSGLRLNDEQSLPTFDELYEQIYSQSSELQSLQRENDLTESKVKLANHQWLPGFELGYRQDNEQGTRYSGIHFGLSIPIFENVNKVSKAKSELQLVSLKINSYQNELKLNKKRLFDKVIATRNAINEYTEILSTSNNATLLGKSLESGNISMLEYYFELGYYYEIEDSLIRLQSVYEKALAELTLELFE, translated from the coding sequence ATGAAAAATATATTTATTATAATCGCAATGTTTGTAGTTGCAAATTCTGCCTTGGCACAGCGCATTGATGATGTCGTAAGCGAAATTTTGTCGAATAATAAGCAAATCAAAGCTCATACGGAATATGTAAACACGCTTAATTTCGAATATAGAATCAACAATTTGCCACCAAATCCGAGTATTTCATATACTTATATGATGAATAGCGCCGATACTGATTTGAACCGCACCGAGCTAATTGTTGGGCAAAAATTCGATTTCCCGACAACATATTTCATCAAAAGCGACATTGCTCGAAAAAGGGGAGAGCTGGGGAGATTTGAAATAGACACTTATCGCAAATCAATTATACTAATAGCTAAAGATGCTCTGATTGACTACGTGTTTTTGGATAAAATGCAATCGCGGCTTAGTGAACGCATGCAAATAGCTCAAAATTTGGTAGATATCGCCCAAAAAAGGCATGAATCCGGTGACATCGGAATTACCGATTACAACAAAGCACGCACGGAATTGCTCAAACTCCGCAATGCACAAAGCATCAACGATTCGGAAATAGAATTTGTACAAAATCGGATTATTGAGCTGAATGGCGGAAATCCAATAGATTTGTCGGGATTACGCTTGAATGATGAGCAATCACTGCCAACATTTGATGAATTATACGAGCAAATCTACAGCCAGAGCAGTGAGTTGCAATCATTGCAGCGAGAAAATGATTTGACGGAATCGAAGGTGAAGCTTGCAAATCACCAATGGCTGCCCGGCTTCGAACTCGGCTATCGGCAGGACAACGAGCAAGGGACACGATATTCGGGTATCCATTTTGGGCTGTCAATCCCCATTTTCGAAAACGTGAACAAAGTTTCCAAGGCAAAAAGTGAGTTGCAATTGGTCAGCCTCAAAATCAATTCCTATCAAAACGAGCTGAAATTGAACAAAAAGAGACTGTTTGACAAAGTGATTGCGACTCGAAATGCCATCAACGAATACACGGAAATCCTCAGCACATCGAATAATGCGACCTTGCTGGGGAAATCTTTGGAAAGCGGCAATATTTCGATGCTCGAATACTACTTCGAATTAGGCTATTATTACGAAATCGAAGACTCGTTAATCAGGCTGCAAAGCGTCTATGAAAAAGCTTTAGCAGAACTGACATTGGAGCTTTTTGAGTAA
- a CDS encoding YfhO family protein, with the protein MTKKITKKSVATLSNDTFTLFPEKYRDLIFIGLIVLSVFVFFWGVITSHELAASDNFASISFRNYLDEASRNGDFPHWVPYIFSGMPGFASFLLTGDRLWDVTSSVFFGYTRLMGDVFGNDSVRVMQFYVIFGIGMYLLMRSKKHMHAIAFFVAIAALYSTGIIHWIMIGHNTKPITMALLPYIFMLMEKVREKFSILYATLLVISIHLIFESTHVQMIFYSGIAIGVYVLFELISRFITKRDPIGMVKLIGVLVVAGGFAFLMSSDRYLSIQEYTPYSTRGASPITQTDGIAQADDGGNTYEYATMWSFSPQEVMTFFVPNYYGFGKLPYTGPATRGEEIKIPTYWGQKVFEDVAPYMGIIVVFLAIAGFVIYRKDAFVQSLMAISLFMLFLSFGNNLPILFDFFFYNVPSFNKFRAPSMALAIMQFAFPIMAGYGLTGLVKYRRENSPEGKKIMNYILISAGAFLVLGLFYATAMKSFYIDAVTNTANQSFRSVMQQIPDLPDFVWSHMIGDWIMNGFIYAIFAALAFLFVKGRLKTNLFFISIILLLFIDLWRVGFRPLDITETDQVGDALRATDVVDFIKQDAEKSRIADFAMASISPNLPSYFKLENVGGYHPAKLRVYQDLLDVADEGSTNQVTNPFLWNLLNVKYLITPQPYGQVQPAYQSQQTGWYVYFNPAFLPRAFFVDSVAIARPMDILRNMKEGNFNPERVAFFEEDHKINIEPATEGATAQFVSQSNSSIIFKVKATGNNLLFMSETYYPFWKAFIGDKELPIYKTNYAFRSVVVPPGEHEIVFTLTSPAFEQGKTFSMISNILILALLAIGIFLNQREKKQLQSVNEE; encoded by the coding sequence ATGACAAAAAAGATTACCAAGAAAAGTGTTGCTACTCTTAGCAATGATACTTTCACTTTATTCCCCGAAAAGTATCGCGATTTGATATTCATCGGATTGATTGTGCTGTCGGTGTTCGTGTTCTTTTGGGGTGTTATCACTTCGCACGAGTTGGCGGCATCCGATAACTTTGCTTCGATTAGCTTCAGGAATTACTTGGACGAAGCCTCCAGAAATGGCGATTTCCCGCATTGGGTGCCGTACATTTTCTCCGGAATGCCGGGTTTTGCATCGTTTTTGCTCACAGGCGACCGCCTTTGGGACGTGACCTCATCCGTCTTTTTTGGCTATACACGCTTGATGGGCGATGTCTTTGGCAACGATTCCGTCCGCGTCATGCAATTTTACGTAATCTTTGGCATTGGAATGTATTTGCTGATGCGCTCCAAAAAACATATGCACGCTATAGCATTTTTTGTGGCGATTGCGGCTCTTTATTCAACGGGTATCATACATTGGATAATGATTGGGCACAACACTAAACCGATTACGATGGCACTGCTGCCCTATATTTTCATGTTGATGGAAAAAGTCCGAGAGAAATTTTCGATTCTATACGCAACTTTGTTAGTCATCTCAATCCACTTGATTTTCGAATCCACGCACGTTCAGATGATATTTTACAGCGGTATAGCGATTGGTGTTTACGTACTTTTCGAGCTCATTAGCCGCTTTATCACCAAACGCGACCCGATTGGGATGGTCAAGCTAATTGGGGTGCTGGTGGTAGCAGGAGGCTTTGCATTCCTTATGTCGTCGGACAGATATTTGTCCATACAAGAATACACTCCATATTCTACTCGCGGTGCTTCGCCAATTACTCAAACAGATGGAATAGCCCAAGCGGACGACGGAGGAAACACTTACGAATATGCCACGATGTGGTCATTTTCACCACAGGAAGTAATGACCTTTTTCGTACCTAATTATTACGGCTTCGGCAAATTGCCTTACACGGGTCCTGCAACCAGAGGTGAGGAAATCAAAATTCCAACATATTGGGGACAAAAAGTTTTCGAGGACGTCGCCCCATATATGGGGATTATTGTTGTGTTTTTGGCAATTGCGGGATTTGTGATTTACCGCAAAGATGCATTTGTCCAATCGTTAATGGCAATTTCCCTCTTTATGTTGTTTTTATCGTTTGGAAATAATTTGCCTATATTGTTCGATTTCTTCTTCTACAATGTGCCGAGTTTCAACAAATTCCGAGCGCCGAGCATGGCACTTGCAATTATGCAATTCGCATTCCCAATTATGGCAGGATACGGATTAACGGGCTTGGTGAAGTATAGGCGTGAAAATAGCCCCGAAGGCAAAAAAATCATGAATTATATTTTGATTTCTGCCGGAGCTTTCCTCGTGCTTGGTTTGTTTTATGCCACAGCCATGAAATCATTTTACATCGATGCAGTCACAAATACAGCCAACCAATCGTTCAGATCCGTTATGCAGCAAATCCCTGATTTGCCGGATTTTGTATGGTCGCATATGATTGGCGATTGGATTATGAACGGATTTATTTATGCGATTTTTGCAGCATTAGCATTTTTATTTGTCAAAGGTCGCCTCAAAACAAATTTGTTTTTCATTTCGATAATATTATTACTTTTCATAGACTTATGGCGAGTTGGATTCCGTCCGCTCGATATTACCGAAACTGACCAAGTCGGAGATGCATTAAGAGCAACTGACGTGGTTGATTTCATCAAGCAAGATGCAGAAAAAAGTAGAATTGCCGACTTTGCGATGGCAAGTATTTCACCAAATTTGCCGTCATATTTCAAACTTGAAAATGTTGGCGGTTATCACCCTGCAAAATTGCGCGTCTATCAAGATTTGCTTGACGTTGCAGACGAAGGCTCGACTAATCAAGTGACAAATCCATTCTTGTGGAATTTGCTCAATGTCAAGTATCTCATCACTCCGCAACCTTATGGTCAAGTTCAACCCGCTTACCAATCTCAACAAACCGGATGGTACGTGTATTTCAATCCGGCATTTTTGCCGAGAGCATTTTTCGTTGATTCAGTAGCAATCGCCAGACCGATGGATATTTTGCGGAATATGAAAGAAGGCAACTTCAATCCGGAGCGTGTTGCCTTTTTCGAGGAAGACCATAAAATCAACATCGAACCCGCAACAGAAGGTGCCACTGCTCAATTCGTCTCCCAAAGTAACAGTTCGATAATATTCAAGGTCAAAGCCACAGGCAACAACCTACTTTTCATGAGTGAGACATATTATCCTTTCTGGAAAGCCTTTATCGGCGACAAAGAATTACCTATTTATAAGACTAATTATGCCTTTCGTTCGGTTGTTGTGCCTCCGGGCGAACACGAAATCGTATTCACTTTGACCTCCCCGGCATTCGAGCAGGGCAAAACATTCTCAATGATTTCCAATATTTTGATTTTGGCATTATTAGCAATTGGAATATTTTTGAATCAGAGAGAGAAAAAGCAATTACAAAGCGTGAATGAGGAATAA
- a CDS encoding ABC transporter substrate-binding protein, which yields MNKIYKILIFVALFFMFSCGKEEAVAPEQKIIIAAILDTTGHYSQFGKEVIRGMELYTRKYATSYELRFYDSKGDADVALAEFIKIASNTYTRGVVTLASWISNAIAEPAKNNRVVQFAVGSAVYNFANLKNCVRFTSDVNDEIKYLSNYLNDYNRIVIMHFDNDYGVTWNNNLKGNLGGKIIRSFSYPDTMTQFTSILEEVKALNPSRLVLISTREAVHIVRQAKAIGLNVQIVGTRPILTEQLLATSEANGLIFSYPNLDEHSPAYQDYLSRYGKKPSSFVAEGYDLCFGLDNAIRTNGTAPADIWDWFDHNGFYGMLGRIKFDSLAQASYDYNLNIIKDGDYVIFP from the coding sequence ATGAATAAAATATACAAAATATTGATTTTTGTCGCATTGTTCTTTATGTTTTCATGCGGCAAAGAAGAGGCAGTGGCGCCTGAGCAGAAGATTATAATTGCCGCAATTTTGGATACCACCGGACATTACAGCCAATTCGGCAAGGAAGTGATTCGCGGTATGGAGCTTTACACACGTAAGTACGCTACGTCGTATGAATTGAGGTTCTATGACAGCAAAGGTGATGCTGATGTGGCTCTTGCAGAATTCATCAAGATTGCATCAAACACATATACACGTGGAGTAGTTACACTCGCAAGCTGGATTTCAAATGCAATTGCCGAACCTGCAAAAAATAATCGGGTTGTCCAATTCGCAGTTGGGAGCGCTGTTTATAATTTTGCAAATTTGAAAAATTGCGTACGATTCACGTCCGATGTAAACGACGAAATCAAGTATCTTTCCAATTATCTGAATGATTATAATCGTATCGTAATTATGCACTTCGATAATGATTATGGAGTAACTTGGAACAATAATTTGAAAGGCAACTTAGGTGGCAAAATCATCCGTTCATTTTCGTACCCCGATACGATGACGCAATTTACTTCAATTTTGGAAGAAGTGAAAGCACTAAACCCTTCCAGACTTGTACTGATAAGTACCCGCGAAGCTGTACATATTGTACGTCAAGCAAAAGCTATCGGTTTGAATGTTCAGATTGTTGGCACGAGACCTATTCTGACTGAACAATTACTCGCAACAAGCGAAGCGAATGGATTGATTTTCAGCTATCCCAATTTGGATGAGCATTCTCCGGCATATCAAGATTATTTGTCAAGATATGGCAAGAAACCATCATCTTTTGTGGCGGAAGGCTATGATTTGTGTTTCGGGCTTGACAATGCAATCAGAACTAACGGCACTGCCCCTGCTGACATTTGGGATTGGTTCGACCACAACGGCTTTTACGGAATGTTAGGGCGAATCAAATTCGATTCCCTCGCTCAAGCATCATACGATTATAATTTGAATATCATCAAAGATGGTGATTATGTAATATTCCCTTGA
- a CDS encoding nucleotidyltransferase substrate binding protein, protein MAPKYKRQLRFGNYCKALESLNKGATHFDKLNELEKDGLVQRFEYTFDLAWKVMQDYIVELGYNDIKGPRPVMTQMATNGLIDPFIWEEILEARNSLSHIYDETVSRKYLQQIISDFLPEFNSFKSKMQNIK, encoded by the coding sequence ATGGCACCGAAATATAAACGTCAACTTAGATTTGGAAACTATTGCAAAGCTTTAGAAAGCTTAAACAAAGGTGCGACTCATTTCGACAAATTGAATGAATTGGAAAAAGACGGACTTGTTCAAAGGTTCGAATATACATTCGATTTGGCTTGGAAAGTAATGCAAGATTACATTGTCGAATTGGGGTATAACGACATAAAAGGACCTCGCCCGGTAATGACCCAAATGGCAACAAATGGATTAATTGACCCATTTATTTGGGAAGAAATACTCGAGGCAAGGAATAGTCTCAGCCATATTTATGACGAAACCGTAAGTCGCAAATATCTGCAACAAATTATTAGCGATTTTTTACCCGAATTCAACAGTTTTAAATCGAAAATGCAGAATATAAAGTGA